One region of Campylobacter concisus genomic DNA includes:
- the dcuC gene encoding C4-dicarboxylate transporter DcuC produces METFKLIAAILGIAAVVALLVLKKETRTVLIGVGLVLCIIALKPMGALSAFTDYMTKAGLIKAICASMGFAFVMKYTMCDKHLVALLTKPLKNVGFILIPATTVLTYFINIAIPSAAGCSAAVGATLIPLLMASGIRPAMAGAAVFAGTFGGVLSPGSAHNVYVTDLVKKTVEGYTVQDVIKVQIPSAFTALVIVVIALVIVAILLKDYQKNTNFTLESSAASEEKPLFKVNFIYAIMPLVPLVILVIGGTSLAKDYSFLAWTKMGVAEAMILGAIIAIFATLTNPQKITKEFFNGMGHAYADVMGIIIAAGVFVAGLKACGAVDVVIAWLKTDQSYVKFGGTFVPFIMGIVTGSGDAATFAFNEAVTTNAAALGFEQDKLGMAAAIAGALGRSASPIAGAAIVCAGIAMVSPVEIAKRTFLGMFISVVAIAFFVI; encoded by the coding sequence ATGGAAACATTTAAGCTAATTGCTGCCATTCTTGGCATCGCAGCTGTTGTGGCACTTCTTGTCTTAAAAAAAGAGACAAGAACGGTGCTAATAGGTGTTGGTTTGGTGCTTTGTATAATCGCACTAAAACCAATGGGGGCACTAAGTGCTTTTACTGACTATATGACTAAAGCAGGGCTTATAAAAGCTATATGTGCCAGTATGGGTTTTGCTTTTGTTATGAAATATACAATGTGCGATAAACACCTTGTTGCGCTTCTTACAAAGCCACTTAAAAATGTGGGCTTTATCTTGATCCCTGCAACAACCGTGCTAACTTATTTTATAAATATCGCTATTCCTTCAGCTGCAGGATGCTCCGCCGCTGTTGGTGCGACACTTATACCGCTTCTAATGGCCTCAGGTATCCGCCCAGCTATGGCTGGTGCTGCTGTTTTTGCAGGGACATTTGGTGGAGTTTTAAGCCCAGGATCGGCTCACAACGTCTATGTGACTGATCTTGTTAAAAAGACGGTTGAGGGCTACACAGTTCAAGATGTCATAAAAGTGCAAATTCCAAGTGCATTTACTGCTCTTGTTATCGTAGTGATCGCATTAGTTATTGTTGCGATACTACTTAAAGACTATCAAAAAAATACAAATTTCACTCTTGAAAGTAGTGCTGCTAGCGAAGAGAAGCCACTATTTAAAGTAAATTTCATCTACGCCATTATGCCTCTAGTTCCACTTGTTATCTTGGTTATTGGTGGAACAAGCCTTGCGAAAGATTATAGCTTTCTTGCGTGGACAAAGATGGGCGTTGCTGAGGCGATGATACTAGGTGCTATCATAGCTATTTTTGCTACGCTTACAAATCCGCAAAAGATCACAAAAGAATTTTTTAACGGAATGGGCCACGCTTATGCTGATGTTATGGGTATCATCATCGCAGCTGGTGTCTTTGTCGCTGGCCTAAAGGCATGTGGAGCCGTTGATGTGGTCATCGCATGGCTAAAAACAGATCAAAGTTACGTTAAATTTGGCGGAACGTTTGTGCCATTTATCATGGGTATAGTTACAGGTTCAGGCGACGCCGCTACATTTGCATTTAACGAAGCTGTCACAACAAACGCCGCTGCACTTGGCTTTGAGCAAGATAAGCTTGGTATGGCCGCAGCTATTGCTGGTGCTTTAGGTAGATCGGCTTCCCCGATCGCTGGTGCTGCTATCGTTTGTGCAGGCATTGCGATGGTTAGTCCAGTTGAAATCGCTAAAAGAACATTTTTAGGTATGTTTATCTCTGTTGTAGCGATTGCATTTTTTGTCATCTAA
- the pepT gene encoding peptidase T, with translation MDIVERFLNYTKFNTTTNKENGLKGVMPSNPTEYELAKFLKEELSSLGIKDIILQDNAILIAKIPANCENAPSIAFFGHLDTSSEQKNDTKAKIVKYTGGDICLNEEQSIYLKFSDNPELKKYVGDDIVVTDGTSLLGADDKAAIASIVNMASYFMQNPDVKHGKIVICFVPDEEQGLLGAKALDVNLLGADFGYCLDCCEIGELIYENWNAADCTMVFKGVSAHPMNAKGKLVNSLLLAHKFISLLPGGEVPECTEGKEGYFWVKELSGNSAKTTLKIDIREFDEIKFQKRLEFLSDMANSFNKIYGERCEITLKTRYENVFKFLKDENSLPIKLAKDAFSELNITPNIKPMRGGYDGAVISAKGVPTLNLFTGANNFHSVFEYLPVSSLKAASEVIKKIVINAAK, from the coding sequence ATGGATATCGTAGAGAGGTTTTTAAACTACACAAAATTTAACACTACAACAAATAAAGAGAATGGACTAAAAGGTGTCATGCCTTCTAATCCAACCGAGTACGAGCTGGCTAAGTTTTTAAAAGAAGAGCTTAGCTCGCTAGGCATAAAAGATATCATCTTACAAGATAATGCTATCTTGATAGCAAAAATTCCTGCAAACTGTGAAAATGCTCCAAGTATCGCCTTTTTTGGGCACTTAGATACAAGTAGTGAGCAAAAAAATGATACTAAAGCCAAGATAGTAAAATACACAGGTGGTGACATCTGCCTAAACGAAGAGCAGAGCATTTATCTAAAATTTAGTGACAACCCAGAGCTTAAAAAATACGTTGGCGACGATATAGTCGTGACTGATGGTACTAGTCTGCTTGGGGCTGATGATAAGGCGGCGATCGCAAGTATCGTAAATATGGCTAGCTATTTTATGCAAAATCCTGATGTAAAGCACGGCAAAATCGTGATCTGCTTCGTGCCAGATGAAGAGCAGGGCTTGCTTGGTGCAAAGGCGCTTGATGTAAATTTGCTGGGAGCAGATTTTGGCTACTGCCTAGACTGCTGCGAGATAGGCGAGCTAATATATGAAAACTGGAATGCGGCTGACTGCACAATGGTCTTTAAAGGCGTTTCGGCTCATCCAATGAATGCAAAGGGTAAGCTTGTAAATTCGCTACTTCTTGCGCATAAATTTATCTCGCTTTTGCCAGGCGGCGAAGTGCCAGAGTGCACCGAGGGCAAAGAGGGCTATTTCTGGGTGAAAGAGCTTAGCGGAAATAGTGCGAAAACAACTCTTAAGATCGATATAAGAGAATTTGACGAGATTAAGTTTCAAAAAAGGCTTGAGTTCTTAAGCGATATGGCAAATTCTTTTAACAAAATTTATGGTGAGCGTTGTGAGATTACGCTAAAAACACGCTATGAAAACGTCTTTAAATTTTTAAAAGACGAAAACTCACTTCCGATAAAACTAGCAAAAGATGCCTTTAGCGAGCTAAATATCACGCCAAATATAAAGCCGATGCGTGGTGGATATGACGGCGCTGTGATATCTGCAAAAGGTGTGCCAACGCTAAATTTATTCACAGGGGCAAATAACTTTCACTCCGTCTTCGAGTATTTGCCAGTTAGCAGTCTAAAAGCTGCTAGCGAAGTCATCAAAAAAATCGTAATTAACGCTGCTAAATAA
- a CDS encoding argininosuccinate synthase domain-containing protein: MKALALFSGGLDSMLSMKLISDQNIEVVALYMDTGFGVDEEKHEILRRRAALAGASLKVVDMRNEYLRDVLFNPKYGYGKQFNPCIDCHGYMFKTALNMLKSENANFIITGEVLGQRPMSQRRDALFQVKRLADDEDDLVLRPMCAKLLPPTKPEREGWVDREKLLDISGRDRKPQLALAKEFGFEDFATPGGGCLLTIESFAVKIKDYLNFDKEMRDIDVTWLKLGRHLRLPDGAKMIIGRDESDNNALLAHPNDKFDQVNFKESDDIVGAVSFISKNASKADKELAARLALAYTKASRENKFEVSIDSEKFSITPEDKSLAQNYFVK, from the coding sequence ATGAAGGCTTTAGCTTTGTTTAGCGGAGGGCTTGATAGCATGCTCTCAATGAAATTAATAAGTGATCAAAACATCGAAGTGGTCGCACTTTATATGGATACTGGATTTGGCGTAGATGAAGAAAAACATGAAATTTTAAGACGCCGTGCAGCTTTGGCCGGAGCTAGCTTAAAAGTGGTTGATATGAGAAATGAGTATCTTCGTGATGTGCTTTTTAACCCAAAATACGGCTATGGCAAGCAGTTTAACCCTTGTATTGATTGTCACGGATATATGTTTAAAACAGCTCTAAATATGCTAAAAAGTGAAAATGCAAATTTCATCATTACGGGCGAAGTTTTGGGTCAAAGACCGATGAGTCAGCGTAGGGACGCACTCTTTCAGGTTAAGCGCCTAGCTGATGACGAGGATGATCTAGTGCTTCGTCCGATGTGCGCTAAGCTCTTGCCACCAACTAAGCCAGAGCGCGAGGGCTGGGTCGATAGAGAGAAGCTGCTTGATATAAGCGGGCGCGATAGAAAGCCGCAGCTTGCTTTGGCAAAGGAATTTGGCTTTGAGGACTTTGCAACGCCTGGGGGCGGATGTTTGCTAACGATCGAGAGTTTTGCTGTGAAGATAAAGGATTATCTAAATTTTGATAAAGAGATGCGAGATATCGATGTAACGTGGCTAAAACTTGGTAGGCATCTGCGCTTGCCAGATGGTGCAAAAATGATAATAGGACGTGACGAGAGCGATAATAACGCTCTTTTAGCGCATCCAAATGATAAATTTGATCAAGTAAATTTTAAAGAGAGTGATGACATCGTAGGAGCCGTTAGCTTCATAAGCAAAAATGCTAGTAAAGCTGATAAAGAGCTAGCTGCAAGGCTTGCATTAGCTTATACAAAAGCAAGCAGAGAAAATAAATTTGAAGTTAGCATCGATAGCGAGAAATTTAGTATCACACCCGAGGATAAATCTCTAGCTCAAAATTATTTCGTAAAATAG
- a CDS encoding Cj0814 family flagellar-dependent secreted protein has product MKISYNSILTKQHYQKHTKSEGFASFLPNTTNINSISQTTTPKNDFVSSSSIDSLYQAKFTSQEGYGYSVDAKGFMGVDFNKAAGLPQDFKIHKSTLDAIVLHNQKHPNSINFSMETKKDNALFGEDSFANIDLANTIKQYYKIFDQISAGVISKGKEFYSNEDLAKMPKGYFSKDKKIEHYEYLMGRMTSDELDGLTDRSNEKVTHIFRTTQEAEDAHRLWDDLSDINVEVNGNFLDFSPEVMTTEHTIPYMWVSSAGYDFKPDMSVYDNEQGYTKEQIFVAFLKNEQGLVLQGGTTRITDEARNVYRDKLILTKQDRSEIGIPKAYYDEILSGKKDLKDILARILKLRNLELKKDQTLEGLANKIMDVLKEFDERTKTREL; this is encoded by the coding sequence ATGAAAATCTCTTATAACTCCATCTTAACAAAACAACACTACCAAAAACATACAAAAAGCGAAGGCTTTGCAAGCTTCTTACCTAACACTACAAATATAAATTCAATCAGCCAAACCACTACTCCTAAAAATGACTTTGTTTCATCTAGTAGTATCGACTCTCTTTATCAGGCTAAATTTACTTCACAAGAGGGTTACGGATATAGTGTAGATGCTAAAGGATTTATGGGGGTTGATTTTAACAAGGCTGCAGGCCTGCCACAGGACTTTAAAATCCACAAAAGCACACTTGATGCGATAGTGCTGCACAATCAAAAGCACCCAAATAGTATAAATTTTTCAATGGAAACAAAAAAAGATAATGCGCTCTTTGGAGAGGATAGTTTTGCAAATATCGATCTAGCAAATACCATCAAGCAATACTATAAAATTTTTGATCAAATTTCAGCTGGAGTTATTAGTAAAGGTAAAGAGTTTTACTCAAATGAAGATCTAGCAAAGATGCCAAAGGGCTACTTTTCAAAAGATAAAAAAATAGAGCATTATGAATACCTAATGGGTAGGATGACTAGCGATGAGCTAGATGGGCTAACTGATAGGAGTAATGAGAAGGTAACTCATATCTTTAGGACAACTCAAGAGGCAGAAGATGCACATAGGCTGTGGGATGATCTAAGCGATATAAATGTAGAAGTTAATGGAAATTTCCTTGACTTTTCTCCAGAAGTGATGACAACTGAGCATACTATCCCTTATATGTGGGTTAGTAGTGCTGGATATGACTTTAAGCCTGATATGTCTGTATATGACAATGAACAAGGCTATACAAAGGAGCAAATCTTTGTAGCATTTTTAAAAAACGAGCAAGGTCTTGTGCTGCAAGGTGGTACAACAAGGATAACCGATGAGGCTCGCAATGTATATAGAGACAAACTCATACTTACAAAGCAAGATAGAAGCGAGATAGGCATACCAAAGGCTTATTATGATGAGATACTATCTGGTAAGAAAGATCTAAAAGATATACTAGCTAGGATTTTAAAGCTTAGAAATTTAGAGCTTAAAAAAGATCAAACGCTTGAGGGGCTAGCAAATAAAATAATGGACGTTTTAAAAGAATTTGATGAGAGGACGAAGACAAGAGAGCTTTAA
- a CDS encoding response regulator: MTISPNLEPININLPKDMIYSRVLLGVDRVQTLDNINLKSELKDIATKLISNSTYSIIQSASTSGVKSEYAKADNGTNDAFSYVDIQRRNWDKKDFENKYLFGEDASALRKVDQTSTYFSSINSKTPIKPIAAADTKFTNLNDYAYEKTIKTSLGDVEVFLDLYNDNDKLGIGKLDANGFLFNFDSNKDGVINSGDKYFDKLKVRGYDKDGNEKIFKLSEVVSEINLNDFIKKDIRNLSHEAMDFASKNTVDYRVSLNNSNPYTLFSAEYRYQKIDKEETNKFFKDHADKDGWVDLRDNKIFNEESGLNNFAYEKVGFDGKKKLSEFNPIIKPSGPKQDESFSYAGYQKDSFMKFYNDYQKESSAHSKDVEWISKNLKENDVEDADDLISKLKVTKSSYIIAMESEFEKATGLEFSLENLERAKHAFESDTSKAAAALKDTDSVIAMKLNKNGTITLKFDSGRELEVKEIYSDTGKLISKDDKDSKRASINLDAKSMNDVELNRLDFKDIGIKQDEKISSLKELGAKLVKNLSDKFTSKFLIGLENGKSITTKEIYNITYLENDLNFKELSSKDRLYKKIDARV, encoded by the coding sequence ATGACGATATCACCAAATTTAGAGCCCATAAATATAAATCTACCCAAAGATATGATCTATTCAAGGGTCCTTCTTGGTGTAGATAGAGTGCAAACTTTAGACAACATAAATTTAAAGTCTGAGCTTAAAGACATCGCTACTAAGCTCATCTCAAATAGCACCTACTCTATCATCCAAAGTGCTAGCACCAGTGGCGTGAAGTCAGAGTATGCTAAAGCAGACAACGGAACAAACGATGCTTTTTCTTACGTGGATATCCAGCGGAGAAACTGGGACAAAAAGGACTTTGAAAACAAATATCTCTTTGGCGAAGATGCCTCAGCACTAAGGAAAGTGGATCAAACTAGCACCTATTTTTCATCTATAAATTCAAAAACTCCCATTAAGCCCATTGCGGCAGCAGATACTAAATTTACAAATTTAAATGACTACGCCTATGAAAAAACGATAAAAACTTCACTGGGTGATGTAGAGGTCTTTTTGGATCTTTATAACGATAATGACAAACTAGGCATAGGCAAGCTAGATGCAAATGGATTTTTATTTAACTTTGATAGCAACAAGGACGGAGTGATAAATTCTGGTGATAAATACTTTGATAAGCTAAAAGTTAGAGGCTACGATAAAGACGGAAATGAGAAAATTTTCAAACTAAGCGAAGTTGTAAGCGAGATAAACCTTAACGACTTTATCAAAAAAGATATTAGAAATTTAAGCCATGAGGCTATGGACTTTGCTAGCAAAAACACGGTTGATTACAGAGTTAGTTTAAATAACTCAAACCCTTATACTCTATTTTCAGCCGAATATCGCTACCAAAAGATAGACAAAGAAGAGACTAATAAATTTTTCAAAGACCATGCAGACAAAGACGGCTGGGTAGATCTTAGGGATAATAAGATATTTAACGAAGAGAGCGGCTTAAATAACTTTGCCTATGAGAAAGTTGGCTTTGACGGCAAGAAAAAGCTTAGCGAGTTTAACCCTATCATAAAGCCTTCTGGGCCTAAACAAGATGAGAGCTTTTCATACGCAGGCTATCAAAAAGATAGCTTTATGAAATTTTATAACGACTACCAAAAAGAGTCTAGCGCTCACAGCAAAGACGTAGAGTGGATAAGCAAAAATTTAAAAGAAAATGATGTAGAAGACGCAGATGATCTCATCTCAAAGCTAAAAGTCACAAAGTCATCTTATATAATCGCTATGGAGAGTGAGTTTGAAAAAGCGACTGGACTGGAGTTTAGCCTAGAAAATTTAGAAAGAGCAAAGCATGCTTTTGAGAGTGATACTAGCAAGGCAGCAGCTGCGCTAAAGGACACAGACAGCGTAATAGCTATGAAGCTAAACAAAAATGGCACGATCACGCTTAAATTTGATAGCGGAAGAGAGCTAGAGGTAAAAGAAATTTATAGCGACACTGGCAAGCTAATCAGCAAAGATGACAAGGATAGCAAAAGAGCAAGTATAAATTTAGATGCTAAGAGCATGAATGATGTAGAGCTAAATAGACTTGACTTTAAAGATATAGGCATAAAGCAAGATGAGAAGATATCTAGCCTAAAAGAGCTTGGAGCAAAGCTGGTTAAAAACCTCTCTGATAAAT